One part of the Pelagicoccus sp. SDUM812003 genome encodes these proteins:
- a CDS encoding GyrI-like domain-containing protein has product MNLKPDIVVLPPSWYVGLQTRFIATGTEQANTMIVLPELWNEFFRRASEISSIAADGAFFGLSDTPESRQLERRHPDEGIYLASAQTSQGAHLPPDMNRWSIPGGMHLKFEHHGHVSKLSGTITRIYDEWFPNNTAERAQAPTIERYDHRFDPFSDNSMLEILVPIRMG; this is encoded by the coding sequence ATGAATCTGAAACCTGACATAGTGGTTCTGCCCCCGTCCTGGTACGTCGGTCTGCAAACGCGTTTCATCGCCACGGGCACGGAGCAAGCGAACACCATGATCGTCCTGCCGGAGCTCTGGAACGAATTTTTCCGGAGGGCTAGCGAAATCTCCAGCATAGCGGCCGACGGGGCGTTTTTTGGCCTGAGCGACACGCCGGAGTCTCGCCAGCTCGAAAGACGTCATCCGGACGAAGGGATCTATCTCGCCTCCGCTCAGACCTCTCAGGGCGCCCACCTTCCGCCTGATATGAATCGATGGTCCATCCCCGGTGGCATGCACTTGAAGTTCGAACACCATGGACACGTCTCGAAACTCAGCGGCACCATCACCCGTATTTACGACGAATGGTTTCCCAACAACACCGCTGAGCGAGCCCAAGCTCCTACTATCGAGCGCTACGACCATCGATTCGATCCCTTCAGCGACAATAGCATGCTGGAGATACTGGTGCCCATTCGCATGGGCTGA
- a CDS encoding AraC family transcriptional regulator codes for MHTVRSIQKSLDLIEERLAEPVSLPELAQVAAMSLRHYQRTFSALVGEPVGRYLRRRRIAAAAKRLFDHQGTLLDLALEFQFESHEAFTRAFKAELGVTPSDWREGRGSIRFPRTPEALSSESLHQRSTAMTYLPEIVPLPPRVFIGLQSRFIASGSDEGNPMQVIPQLWDDFAQRIGELPNAEAGANYGLGDVPEAHGLERTHPDELLYLAAARVDSDVEPPEGMTRWRSPGGSFAKFEHHGTSSTIGDTMAYIYGEWFPQSDYDGSEGPDFVRIDHRYDPTRVNCMMEIYVSLQKRPPERRLDS; via the coding sequence ATGCATACAGTTCGCTCCATCCAGAAATCTCTCGACTTGATCGAAGAAAGGCTCGCCGAGCCAGTTTCCCTGCCTGAACTTGCCCAAGTCGCCGCCATGTCGCTGCGACACTACCAGAGAACCTTCAGCGCCTTGGTGGGCGAACCGGTGGGTCGCTACCTGCGGCGCCGACGCATCGCCGCGGCAGCGAAGCGTCTCTTCGACCATCAAGGGACGCTGCTGGATCTCGCGTTGGAGTTCCAATTCGAATCGCACGAAGCCTTCACGCGCGCGTTCAAGGCGGAACTTGGCGTCACGCCCAGCGACTGGCGAGAGGGGCGCGGGTCCATCCGGTTTCCCCGGACTCCGGAAGCGCTCAGCTCCGAAAGCCTCCACCAACGCTCCACCGCTATGACCTATCTGCCAGAAATCGTGCCGCTCCCACCGCGCGTCTTCATCGGCCTGCAGTCCCGTTTCATCGCTTCCGGAAGCGACGAAGGAAACCCCATGCAAGTCATTCCGCAGCTCTGGGACGACTTCGCCCAGCGCATCGGCGAACTCCCCAACGCCGAGGCGGGAGCGAACTACGGTCTGGGCGACGTCCCGGAGGCCCACGGGCTGGAAAGGACCCACCCAGACGAGCTTCTCTACCTGGCAGCGGCGCGGGTGGACAGCGACGTCGAGCCGCCGGAAGGGATGACTCGCTGGCGTTCCCCTGGCGGGTCCTTCGCTAAATTCGAGCACCATGGCACCTCCTCGACCATCGGCGACACCATGGCCTACATCTACGGCGAGTGGTTTCCCCAAAGCGATTACGATGGTTCGGAGGGACCGGACTTCGTACGCATCGACCATCGCTACGACCCAACGCGCGTGAATTGCATGATGGAAATCTACGTCAGTTTGCAGAAACGACCGCCCGAGCGGCGACTCGACAGTTGA
- a CDS encoding Gfo/Idh/MocA family oxidoreductase, with product MILPAATLGRGQIGPNSRINIALIGNGLIMQYHREYYRSRPYTNVVAVCDVRRERVIAGVEECSQEFPDCKGYEHYEEVLARPDVDAVVIATPDHWHAAITIAAMRAGKDVYVEKPMTLTIEEGKAVVAAQKRYARIVQVGSQQRSEHAFRKAAEIVRNGWIGKIKEVYCGLGSFPAPSVYPEQPIPEGFNYDKWLGPAPWEPYNHARVESNYSGGWRNFWEYGSRKNGDWGAHHYDITQWALGMDDSGPVFFAPVDYDQPYQYFEYADGVRVIRDWGDRKGHMIRFVGEEGEVMVSREGLIDTTPVPLAGKPLGPGDIRLYKNLDHRGNWIEGIYTRKQTICPTSIGHRSATVCQLAGISERLDRPIKWDPKKEEIVGDPLAARWLDRPRRAGYELPA from the coding sequence ATGATTCTTCCCGCTGCCACCTTGGGCCGCGGCCAGATCGGCCCGAACAGCCGGATCAACATCGCTTTGATCGGCAACGGCTTGATCATGCAATACCACCGCGAGTACTACCGCAGCCGCCCCTATACCAACGTCGTGGCGGTGTGCGACGTTCGCCGCGAGCGAGTGATCGCGGGCGTCGAGGAGTGCAGCCAGGAGTTTCCCGACTGCAAGGGCTACGAGCACTACGAAGAGGTCCTGGCCCGTCCGGACGTCGACGCCGTGGTCATCGCCACTCCCGACCACTGGCACGCCGCCATCACCATCGCCGCCATGCGAGCGGGCAAAGACGTCTACGTGGAAAAGCCCATGACGCTGACCATCGAGGAAGGCAAGGCGGTGGTGGCCGCCCAGAAACGCTACGCCCGCATCGTTCAGGTCGGTTCGCAGCAACGCTCCGAGCACGCCTTCCGCAAAGCGGCCGAGATCGTACGAAATGGCTGGATCGGCAAGATCAAGGAGGTCTATTGCGGACTGGGCTCCTTCCCAGCGCCCTCCGTCTATCCAGAGCAGCCCATTCCGGAAGGCTTCAACTACGACAAGTGGCTCGGCCCAGCTCCATGGGAGCCCTACAACCACGCTCGCGTAGAGAGCAACTACAGCGGCGGCTGGAGAAATTTCTGGGAATATGGCTCCCGCAAAAACGGCGACTGGGGGGCCCACCACTACGACATCACCCAATGGGCCTTGGGCATGGACGACAGCGGCCCGGTCTTCTTCGCCCCCGTGGACTACGACCAGCCCTATCAGTATTTTGAATACGCGGATGGCGTGCGCGTCATTCGCGATTGGGGCGACCGCAAAGGTCACATGATTCGCTTCGTCGGCGAAGAAGGAGAAGTCATGGTTAGCCGCGAAGGCCTCATAGACACCACACCGGTGCCGCTCGCAGGGAAGCCTTTGGGACCAGGGGACATCCGACTATACAAGAACTTGGACCACCGAGGAAACTGGATCGAGGGCATCTACACCCGCAAGCAGACCATCTGTCCGACTTCCATCGGGCACCGCTCCGCGACCGTTTGCCAGCTCGCGGGCATTTCCGAACGACTCGATCGCCCAATAAAATGGGATCCGAAAAAGGAGGAAATCGTCGGCGATCCGCTCGCCGCGCGTTGGCTGGACCGTCCGCGCCGAGCGGGATACGAACTGCCTGCCTGA
- a CDS encoding HEAT repeat domain-containing protein: MKDFLNKTTMALACGLALAGAQLANAQIPEQALEMIIDTLEAEDYSARHAARMELQDFVSEASAPGNEAQRSAVQAQLLDLLDDDLAVTTRLWLLRQIVSIGDETAAPSVAALLSHPNPELADAARMTLGELRSKEAIDLLIEKLSNATDSEAQRGLIDSLTQLGSAKAIPAISKLLASDDEAVVSAAAKALAKIGGSKAEKALYQALDSKATSIQLALVELSGKHKRLSQVALEGSNRTVRSAALQKCVQLNARKSAALLETLLQDANAELKLDLYRIALESESPLLAKPLLDGLASADPELQVVILGTLDSPAFRPLEPTVIALASSENEQLKIQAIDALGRIGSIDSLPVLLEGIQARGRDVADAAADAIASAPDSAIDDQLLASVKAGEEEARIVAMQALAIRASDGAPELVTALASDHTESIAIRDAAIEAVEEIGTTDALPVLVSLIVETDNSKLRRTAQKAMKRISLRLEDNEATWNAFADGFEAAQGDEEATLALVRILDSAATPESIAYAKELWKNGDEKLQNTVIKVLSSWRNWDGGFALLEIAKAESDDPKTVDLCFSGIGRLILGSDYSYDFQQKFDLTDAALKLATTPEQRNDVINGFRYSTWREMVHVSENKVDPQLKEAVLRFTGS; this comes from the coding sequence ATGAAAGATTTCCTCAACAAGACAACGATGGCCTTAGCTTGCGGGCTCGCTCTAGCCGGAGCGCAACTCGCGAACGCCCAGATCCCCGAGCAAGCGCTCGAAATGATAATCGACACCTTGGAAGCCGAGGACTACTCGGCCCGGCACGCCGCCCGCATGGAGCTACAGGACTTCGTTTCGGAGGCCAGCGCGCCTGGAAACGAGGCCCAGCGTTCCGCGGTGCAAGCCCAGTTGCTCGACCTCCTCGACGATGACCTGGCGGTGACCACTCGCTTGTGGCTGCTTCGCCAGATCGTGTCCATCGGCGATGAAACCGCCGCGCCCTCCGTCGCGGCCCTGCTTTCCCATCCAAATCCGGAACTCGCGGACGCGGCTCGCATGACCCTTGGCGAGCTCCGCTCGAAAGAGGCGATCGACCTGCTCATCGAGAAACTGTCGAACGCGACGGACAGCGAGGCGCAGCGAGGTCTCATCGATTCGCTCACTCAGCTTGGCTCTGCGAAGGCGATTCCCGCAATTTCGAAGCTGCTAGCCAGCGACGACGAGGCCGTTGTTTCCGCGGCCGCGAAAGCCCTTGCCAAGATAGGAGGCTCCAAAGCGGAAAAGGCCCTTTACCAAGCGCTGGACTCGAAAGCGACCAGCATTCAACTCGCCCTCGTGGAACTTAGCGGAAAACACAAGCGGCTTAGCCAAGTGGCGCTGGAAGGCTCCAACCGAACCGTTCGATCCGCCGCCCTGCAGAAATGCGTGCAGCTGAACGCCAGAAAATCGGCCGCGTTGCTCGAAACCCTTCTGCAGGACGCCAACGCGGAGCTGAAACTCGACCTCTATCGCATCGCCCTCGAATCCGAGTCTCCGCTTCTGGCGAAGCCTCTTCTCGACGGGCTCGCGAGCGCAGATCCGGAACTGCAGGTGGTGATCCTGGGAACGCTCGACTCACCCGCCTTCCGCCCTCTCGAACCGACGGTCATCGCATTGGCAAGCAGCGAAAACGAGCAATTGAAAATCCAAGCCATCGACGCCTTGGGACGCATTGGCAGCATCGACTCTCTGCCAGTCCTGCTCGAAGGCATTCAAGCGAGAGGAAGAGACGTTGCGGACGCCGCGGCGGACGCGATCGCCAGCGCCCCGGATTCCGCCATCGACGATCAGCTTCTCGCCTCCGTCAAGGCTGGCGAAGAGGAGGCCCGCATCGTGGCCATGCAAGCCCTCGCCATCCGGGCCAGCGACGGAGCTCCGGAGCTCGTGACCGCCCTAGCCTCCGACCATACCGAATCGATCGCCATTCGCGATGCCGCCATCGAAGCCGTTGAAGAGATCGGCACTACCGACGCCCTGCCCGTGCTGGTTTCGCTTATCGTGGAAACGGACAACTCGAAGCTGCGTCGAACCGCCCAGAAAGCGATGAAGCGCATCAGCCTGCGACTCGAGGACAACGAAGCCACCTGGAACGCTTTCGCCGACGGTTTCGAAGCCGCGCAGGGCGATGAGGAAGCCACGCTCGCCTTGGTGAGGATTCTCGACTCCGCCGCTACGCCTGAGTCCATCGCCTACGCCAAAGAGCTTTGGAAAAATGGAGACGAAAAGCTCCAGAACACGGTTATCAAAGTGCTCTCTTCTTGGAGAAACTGGGACGGCGGGTTCGCCCTGCTCGAAATCGCGAAGGCTGAGTCCGACGATCCGAAAACGGTCGATCTCTGCTTCTCAGGCATTGGACGGCTCATCCTCGGCAGCGACTACAGCTACGACTTCCAGCAGAAATTCGATTTGACCGATGCCGCTCTGAAGCTCGCGACCACGCCGGAGCAACGAAACGACGTTATCAATGGTTTCCGTTACTCGACCTGGCGCGAGATGGTGCACGTGTCGGAAAACAAGGTGGATCCGCAACTGAAGGAGGCGGTGCTGAGATTCACCGGCAGCTGA
- a CDS encoding archaemetzincin gives MLRLFHRCLALLSFATALAGEQTVFTPPTAAERVEAIGELSALPEEIWPAFLNLDAFQPLPRPGPMDWLSVRKESGQSVSQYLNDPNVTLPSDECGLIYIQPIGKEVESSIELPLLSSYCTQFFNTEAKLLPMINWEDRSISTRTGPFGDGTQLNARDILQALNAERPADAYAVIGITMMDLYPDDSWNFVFGLANTRSGVGVFSFARYGSPAANQTLVLERTFKVMTHEIGHMYGMKHCIYFHCLLNGSNGLSETDAAPLHLCPVCLRKLHLATSFDPLIRYATLNRFYVESGLESAADFTSERMRCLLRPAK, from the coding sequence ATGCTGCGCCTCTTCCATCGCTGCCTCGCCCTTTTGAGCTTCGCGACGGCCCTAGCCGGCGAGCAGACCGTCTTCACTCCCCCAACAGCCGCCGAACGCGTCGAGGCCATCGGCGAGCTCTCTGCACTGCCGGAGGAGATCTGGCCTGCCTTCCTGAACCTAGACGCTTTTCAGCCGCTTCCCCGCCCCGGCCCGATGGACTGGCTTTCAGTGCGCAAGGAAAGCGGCCAAAGCGTCTCGCAGTACCTGAACGACCCGAACGTCACCCTCCCGAGCGACGAATGCGGGCTCATCTATATCCAGCCCATCGGAAAAGAAGTCGAAAGCTCTATCGAACTCCCGCTTCTTTCGAGCTATTGCACCCAGTTTTTCAATACAGAAGCCAAGCTTCTTCCCATGATCAATTGGGAAGACCGCTCGATTTCTACGCGCACGGGGCCTTTTGGCGACGGGACGCAATTGAACGCCAGGGACATTCTCCAAGCGTTGAACGCGGAAAGGCCGGCCGACGCCTACGCGGTGATCGGCATCACCATGATGGATCTCTATCCGGACGATAGCTGGAATTTCGTATTCGGACTCGCCAATACGCGCAGCGGCGTCGGCGTCTTTAGTTTCGCCCGCTACGGAAGTCCTGCTGCGAACCAGACGCTCGTTCTGGAGCGAACGTTCAAGGTGATGACGCACGAAATCGGCCATATGTACGGCATGAAGCATTGCATCTACTTCCATTGCTTGCTCAACGGATCAAACGGACTCTCCGAGACGGACGCCGCGCCGCTACACCTTTGTCCTGTATGCCTGAGAAAACTACACCTCGCGACCAGCTTCGACCCCCTCATACGCTACGCGACGCTGAACAGGTTTTACGTCGAGTCAGGACTGGAGTCGGCGGCAGACTTCACGAGCGAGCGGATGCGCTGCCTGCTTCGACCGGCGAAGTGA